A genomic stretch from Bos javanicus breed banteng chromosome 3, ARS-OSU_banteng_1.0, whole genome shotgun sequence includes:
- the PPIE gene encoding peptidyl-prolyl cis-trans isomerase E isoform X1, with amino-acid sequence MATTKRVLYVGGLAEEVDDKVLHAAFIPFGDITDIQIPLDYETEKHRGFAFVEFELAEDAAAAIDNMNESELFGRTIRVNLAKPMRIKEGSSRPVWSDDDWLKKFSGKTLEENKEEEGSEPPKVETQEGEPTVKKARSNPQVYMDIKIGNKPAGRIQMLLRSDVVPMTAENFRCLCTHEKGFGFKGSSFHRIIPQFMCQGGDFTNHNGTGGKSIYGKKFDDENFILKHTGPGLLSMANSGPNTNGSQFFLTCDKTDWLDGKHVVFGEITDGLDVLRQIEAQGSKDGKPKQKVIISDCGEYV; translated from the exons ATGGCCACTACCAAGCGAGTGTTGTATGTGG GTGGACTCGCAGAGGAGGTGGATGACAAAGTTCTCCATGCTGCTTTTATCCCTTTTGGAGACATCACGGATATCCAGATTCCTCTGGATTATGAAACAG AAAAGCACCGAGGATTTGCTTTTGTTGAATTTGAGTTGGCAGAG GATGCTGCAGCAGCTATTGACAACATG AATGAATCTGAGCTCTTTGGACGGACAATTCGTGTCAATTTGGCAAAACCCATGAGGATTAAGGAAGGCTCTTCTAGACCAG TTTGGTCTGATGATGACTGGTTGAAGAAGTTTTCTGGGAAGACGCTTGAGGAGAACAAAGAGGAGGAGGGGTCAGAGCCTCCCAAAGTGGAAACGCAGGAG GGAGAGCCCACTGTAAAAAAGGCCCGGTCAAACCCTCAGGTGTACATGGACATCAAGATTGGGAACAAGCCAGCTGGCCGCATCCAAATGCTCCTGCGTTCAGACGTCGTGCCCATGACCGCAG AGAATTTCCGCTGCCTGTGCACCCACGAGAAGGGCTTTGGCTTCAAGGGCAGCAGTTTCCACCGCATCATCCCCCAGTTCATGTGCCAGGGCGGTGATTTCACCAACCACAACGGCACCGGGGGCAAGTCCATCTACGGGAAGAAGTTTGACGATGAAAACTTTATCCTCAAACACACGGGACCAG GCCTGCTGTCCATGGCCAACTCCGGCCCAAACACCAACGGCTCCCAGTTCTTCCTGACGTGTGACAAGACGGATTGGCTGGACGGCAAGCATGTAGTGTTTGGGGAGATCACGGATGGCCTGGACGTCTTGCGGCAGATTGAG GCCCAGGGCAGCAAGGACGGGAAGCCCAAGCAGAAGGTGATCATCTCCGACTGTGGGGAGTACGTGTGA
- the PPIE gene encoding peptidyl-prolyl cis-trans isomerase E isoform X3, protein MTKFSMLLLSLLETSRISRFLWIMKQDAAAAIDNMNESELFGRTIRVNLAKPMRIKEGSSRPVWSDDDWLKKFSGKTLEENKEEEGSEPPKVETQEGEPTVKKARSNPQVYMDIKIGNKPAGRIQMLLRSDVVPMTAENFRCLCTHEKGFGFKGSSFHRIIPQFMCQGGDFTNHNGTGGKSIYGKKFDDENFILKHTGPGLLSMANSGPNTNGSQFFLTCDKTDWLDGKHVVFGEITDGLDVLRQIEAQGSKDGKPKQKVIISDCGEYV, encoded by the exons ATGACAAAGTTCTCCATGCTGCTTTTATCCCTTTTGGAGACATCACGGATATCCAGATTCCTCTGGATTATGAAACAG GATGCTGCAGCAGCTATTGACAACATG AATGAATCTGAGCTCTTTGGACGGACAATTCGTGTCAATTTGGCAAAACCCATGAGGATTAAGGAAGGCTCTTCTAGACCAG TTTGGTCTGATGATGACTGGTTGAAGAAGTTTTCTGGGAAGACGCTTGAGGAGAACAAAGAGGAGGAGGGGTCAGAGCCTCCCAAAGTGGAAACGCAGGAG GGAGAGCCCACTGTAAAAAAGGCCCGGTCAAACCCTCAGGTGTACATGGACATCAAGATTGGGAACAAGCCAGCTGGCCGCATCCAAATGCTCCTGCGTTCAGACGTCGTGCCCATGACCGCAG AGAATTTCCGCTGCCTGTGCACCCACGAGAAGGGCTTTGGCTTCAAGGGCAGCAGTTTCCACCGCATCATCCCCCAGTTCATGTGCCAGGGCGGTGATTTCACCAACCACAACGGCACCGGGGGCAAGTCCATCTACGGGAAGAAGTTTGACGATGAAAACTTTATCCTCAAACACACGGGACCAG GCCTGCTGTCCATGGCCAACTCCGGCCCAAACACCAACGGCTCCCAGTTCTTCCTGACGTGTGACAAGACGGATTGGCTGGACGGCAAGCATGTAGTGTTTGGGGAGATCACGGATGGCCTGGACGTCTTGCGGCAGATTGAG GCCCAGGGCAGCAAGGACGGGAAGCCCAAGCAGAAGGTGATCATCTCCGACTGTGGGGAGTACGTGTGA
- the PPIE gene encoding peptidyl-prolyl cis-trans isomerase E isoform X2, whose protein sequence is MWVDSQRRWMTKFSMLLLSLLETSRISRFLWIMKQDAAAAIDNMNESELFGRTIRVNLAKPMRIKEGSSRPVWSDDDWLKKFSGKTLEENKEEEGSEPPKVETQEGEPTVKKARSNPQVYMDIKIGNKPAGRIQMLLRSDVVPMTAENFRCLCTHEKGFGFKGSSFHRIIPQFMCQGGDFTNHNGTGGKSIYGKKFDDENFILKHTGPGLLSMANSGPNTNGSQFFLTCDKTDWLDGKHVVFGEITDGLDVLRQIEAQGSKDGKPKQKVIISDCGEYV, encoded by the exons ATGTGG GTGGACTCGCAGAGGAGGTGGATGACAAAGTTCTCCATGCTGCTTTTATCCCTTTTGGAGACATCACGGATATCCAGATTCCTCTGGATTATGAAACAG GATGCTGCAGCAGCTATTGACAACATG AATGAATCTGAGCTCTTTGGACGGACAATTCGTGTCAATTTGGCAAAACCCATGAGGATTAAGGAAGGCTCTTCTAGACCAG TTTGGTCTGATGATGACTGGTTGAAGAAGTTTTCTGGGAAGACGCTTGAGGAGAACAAAGAGGAGGAGGGGTCAGAGCCTCCCAAAGTGGAAACGCAGGAG GGAGAGCCCACTGTAAAAAAGGCCCGGTCAAACCCTCAGGTGTACATGGACATCAAGATTGGGAACAAGCCAGCTGGCCGCATCCAAATGCTCCTGCGTTCAGACGTCGTGCCCATGACCGCAG AGAATTTCCGCTGCCTGTGCACCCACGAGAAGGGCTTTGGCTTCAAGGGCAGCAGTTTCCACCGCATCATCCCCCAGTTCATGTGCCAGGGCGGTGATTTCACCAACCACAACGGCACCGGGGGCAAGTCCATCTACGGGAAGAAGTTTGACGATGAAAACTTTATCCTCAAACACACGGGACCAG GCCTGCTGTCCATGGCCAACTCCGGCCCAAACACCAACGGCTCCCAGTTCTTCCTGACGTGTGACAAGACGGATTGGCTGGACGGCAAGCATGTAGTGTTTGGGGAGATCACGGATGGCCTGGACGTCTTGCGGCAGATTGAG GCCCAGGGCAGCAAGGACGGGAAGCCCAAGCAGAAGGTGATCATCTCCGACTGTGGGGAGTACGTGTGA